In Aquiflexum balticum DSM 16537, a single genomic region encodes these proteins:
- the corA gene encoding magnesium/cobalt transporter CorA, which yields MDTNKSSAQPVSLELYSFGENFFEKHHLSSTEEIKPFMDSEKKFWLNVCDLKNAKLLNEIADIFDIHILAIEDIKNNQQRPKLEEFDHFIFLVSKMIYTKKDITALEIEQVSFVFGKNFIISFQENTYDIFDPIRLRLENPHGRMRKMGTDYFTYTLLDAIIDQYYVILEMMDNTIEEIEDEITNDSQKIKLSDIYLKRKALQEIKKIIWPTREMIAAWRKSESPFIKKRTAPFINDVYEHTVEIMENLEMQRESITTLVEIFMSNISLKQNEVMKTLTIIATIFIPLTFIAGVYGMNFEFMPELQWKYGYILIWSLFLISTLAMIRYFKKKHWF from the coding sequence ATGGATACGAACAAGTCTTCGGCGCAGCCTGTAAGTTTAGAGCTATATTCTTTTGGTGAGAATTTTTTTGAGAAGCATCATCTAAGCTCCACTGAGGAAATAAAGCCCTTTATGGATTCTGAAAAAAAATTCTGGCTGAATGTCTGTGATTTGAAAAATGCTAAACTATTAAATGAAATTGCTGATATTTTTGACATCCATATCCTTGCAATAGAGGACATAAAAAACAACCAACAAAGACCTAAATTGGAGGAATTTGACCATTTCATTTTTTTGGTTTCAAAGATGATCTATACCAAAAAAGACATTACAGCTTTGGAAATAGAACAGGTCAGCTTTGTATTTGGCAAAAACTTTATCATCTCATTTCAGGAAAACACCTATGACATCTTTGATCCGATCAGGTTGAGGTTGGAAAATCCCCATGGAAGAATGAGGAAAATGGGGACGGATTATTTTACTTATACTTTGTTGGATGCCATCATAGATCAATATTATGTGATTCTTGAAATGATGGACAACACAATTGAAGAAATAGAGGATGAAATCACCAATGATTCTCAAAAAATAAAATTGAGTGATATCTATCTTAAAAGAAAAGCCCTTCAGGAAATCAAAAAAATTATCTGGCCCACAAGGGAAATGATCGCTGCTTGGAGAAAATCAGAAAGTCCCTTTATTAAGAAGAGAACTGCTCCTTTCATCAATGATGTGTATGAACACACCGTTGAAATCATGGAAAATTTGGAAATGCAAAGAGAGTCAATAACAACGTTGGTAGAGATTTTTATGTCAAATATAAGCCTCAAACAAAATGAAGTGATGAAAACTTTAACCATCATTGCTACTATTTTTATCCCACTTACTTTTATTGCGGGAGTATATGGTATGAACTTTGAATTTATGCCCGAACTTCAATGGAAGTATGGGTACATTTTGATTTGGTCATTATTCTTGATCTCAACATTGGCAATGATTCGGTACTTCAAGAAAAAACATTGGTTTTAA
- the proB gene encoding glutamate 5-kinase, with protein MLPIHCAVIKIGSNVVTSDSGQPDEARMKHLVGQVAILLRKGIQVLLVTSGAVAFGRQEIALQEKMNPVLKKQIWASAGQIALIQKYKNLFATNGYQVAQILVTKEDFRDRKHYLNMRNCILGLLSQGIIPILNENDTVAITELMFTDNDELASLTAAMVNADTLILMTNVDGVYDGPPSDPDSKLIPVIGHKMPELGSMISPTKSSFGRGGMLTKLTMARKSADLGIQVIIGNGKKDYILQGILEENVPFTYFEPKPSKQSQKKWLAHGEQYYKGEVVINDGAKSALASEKIISLLPIGIGSISGEFSKGDIIRIIGENGEKIGLGKSEYNSATALQVLGKKNQKPFIHYDYLYLFQHD; from the coding sequence ATGCTTCCGATTCACTGTGCAGTCATCAAGATAGGTTCAAATGTGGTTACTTCTGATTCAGGTCAACCTGATGAGGCCCGCATGAAGCATTTGGTAGGACAAGTTGCAATTCTGTTAAGAAAAGGAATTCAAGTATTGTTGGTAACCTCAGGGGCTGTGGCCTTTGGAAGACAGGAAATAGCTCTTCAGGAAAAAATGAATCCTGTTCTCAAAAAACAGATCTGGGCCTCTGCAGGTCAGATTGCCCTCATCCAAAAATACAAAAACCTTTTTGCAACGAATGGATACCAAGTAGCTCAAATCCTGGTTACCAAAGAAGATTTCAGGGATAGAAAACATTATCTGAATATGCGCAACTGTATCCTGGGCTTATTGTCCCAAGGAATTATACCCATCCTCAACGAGAATGATACTGTGGCTATTACAGAATTGATGTTTACTGACAACGATGAATTGGCGTCTCTAACGGCAGCCATGGTCAACGCAGATACTTTAATCCTGATGACCAATGTAGATGGGGTTTATGACGGGCCTCCCTCCGACCCTGATTCTAAATTGATTCCTGTTATCGGACATAAAATGCCGGAACTTGGTTCTATGATAAGCCCTACCAAATCCTCATTTGGAAGAGGTGGAATGTTGACCAAGCTTACCATGGCCAGAAAGTCTGCTGATCTAGGAATTCAGGTAATCATAGGCAACGGCAAAAAAGATTATATTCTTCAAGGGATTTTAGAGGAAAACGTTCCATTTACCTATTTTGAACCAAAGCCCTCCAAACAAAGTCAAAAAAAATGGCTGGCTCATGGCGAACAATATTATAAAGGTGAAGTGGTGATCAATGACGGTGCAAAATCAGCTTTGGCTTCCGAAAAAATCATCAGTCTCCTTCCCATAGGAATCGGCTCAATCTCAGGAGAATTTTCAAAAGGAGATATCATCCGGATCATTGGTGAAAATGGCGAGAAAATCGGCTTGGGAAAATCAGAATATAATTCCGCAACAGCTTTACAGGTATTGGGGAAAAAGAACCAAAAGCCTTTTATCCATTATGACTACCTCTACTTATTCCAACATGACTGA
- a CDS encoding response regulator → MNSFHSIILVDDDPINNLINRRLITRLNISPIVEEFLEAEKAIEKLRRLDKSLNTLIFLDINMPVMNGWDFLNHYILEFSERNDKIVVLSSSIDFQDRQRASEYKCVFGFIEKPLTPEKIKSIL, encoded by the coding sequence ATGAATTCTTTCCATTCCATTATTTTGGTAGATGATGACCCAATCAATAATCTAATCAACAGAAGGTTAATTACGAGATTGAATATTTCTCCCATAGTAGAGGAATTTTTAGAAGCTGAAAAAGCAATTGAAAAATTAAGGCGGCTGGATAAAAGTTTAAACACATTAATATTCTTGGATATCAATATGCCGGTTATGAATGGTTGGGATTTTTTGAATCATTATATTTTGGAGTTCAGTGAAAGAAACGACAAGATCGTAGTTTTGTCCAGTTCTATTGATTTTCAAGACCGACAAAGAGCCTCTGAATACAAATGTGTATTTGGTTTCATTGAAAAGCCGCTTACACCTGAAAAAATAAAAAGCATTTTGTAA
- a CDS encoding T9SS type A sorting domain-containing protein, whose product MKKNSLFLYLFLAISHLSFSQTWTGNLSNNWNTPGNWTPATVPGPGSDVIIDNATAPNQPFLPSDITVRDLSVSAGVLNLNGFELNVRDLNLTGGSISNGTIETSRNILEMQNMVFDGNMTIIKNGGGNNDLTGGNVFNGPTIITNLNNSRLRLAATNGDTFNSTVVFNKNGVGSLEIAYNGTNTFEEEVTINNTVANNQLNIGQGGGTSTLSNGGLNTSDFNIGVLIINNLTQLNTLPNGVFNPTTLTISNSTFLGDFSATTTGVLTLAGSNTFASNNQFISGNQFAIPNGGNTFNSISGTTTITRNGGGAVIWGPGNSFGALTFTDNAPSNMTWEGNNTFNGNVLITNNSNNIFRIANTLGDVFGGTVHFINNGTSTMDIAFNGNTTFADQITIDNNGAGNIRFGGTAAQTGTSVQSSGGINTNDLTNGTLTIRRFTQLDNIANGPFNPLNFEVENSSFNGDFSITTIGQTTFTGGSSFGGNNSFTATGNIVMVIGGNTFSNPGNTTTMIRNGGGNVTWGGGNSTGNFILENNTPGNLVWQGGNTFNGDVIITNNSNNLLRLANTNGDEYLGTSVFINNGTNTLDIGRSGTNIYMDQITINNINAGGTIGFGLNGGTNELQNGALTTTNFTTGNLNIRNFDQLTNFANGPFEPNTFTVGNSSFEGDFTVTTSGDMNLQADVRFASNNNFTSNGQLTLGGNSEFSTNGGTNSYFEKNGGGNVNWNGGNTFGTVEFVKNAANYIRMTNNGMGDTFTSTSVFSNNNSGEFDIARNGTNTFGDQIEINNTNPSGSIRFGAGGGNSTQTNGSLITSGFNTGILTVQNFTQNQDIPNGPFLPITFTVGNSSFEGDFSVTTSGDMNLQADVRFASNNNFISNGQLTLGGNSEFSSNGGTNSYFEKNGGGNVNWNGGNTFGTVEFVKNAANYIRMTNNGIGDTFTSTSVFSNNNSGEFDIARNGSNTFASTVTINNSSTGGFYFGRNGGTSLLSVGSLQTTDFNSGFLEIRNFFQSTATPNGNFQPETFLSNNVSFQGNFSVSTSSTGGNSLTFQNNSRFARTNSFISAGAIVMTGGNRFSTAAGTTTTMIKNGGTDNDWQGGNIFGNFNLTNNGNGRIRLANSVGGDEFRGNVIFNQNGSGLLEPARNNTSTFLGNISTVGSASPIIFGAGNGVVEIVGNAVQQLLGDSFNEPRINRLTVNTTGTLDVLVPFTLGVNMTLNNGIVQNEENMITFLHNSSVTGGSNASHVDGRIRKIGNTAFTYPFGNGGFYAPLTTSSFGGGGSTAFHFTGRFFHINPDLVPYDRESKESSIGVVNECEYWEFERTNGSANPSVTLSWSDDRTCPIVDFAEFIVVQWNGSEWIDLGQAGLAGDETSGTVRNQTAVSNWSNDIFTLGQSFRILPIELLSFSATPISDRQIKVSWSTVSEKDNAFFTIMKSFDGQDWFPIGIVAGAGNSDLILNYEFIDENAVFGRQFYRLTQTDFDGTSETFKAVGVTLNEIQEKLAVKVYPNPTQGKVNILSENQNLENASISIYNAQGSLIISLPNQSGRIFEIDLSGLEKGIYLMKIYSNYQVETKKIILH is encoded by the coding sequence ATGAAAAAGAATTCATTATTTCTATATCTGTTTTTAGCTATTTCTCATTTAAGTTTTTCCCAGACCTGGACTGGAAACTTAAGCAATAACTGGAACACCCCAGGTAATTGGACGCCAGCTACGGTTCCAGGACCGGGGAGTGATGTTATCATCGATAATGCCACAGCCCCCAATCAACCTTTTTTGCCTTCAGATATTACGGTAAGAGACTTATCCGTATCAGCAGGGGTACTTAACCTCAATGGATTTGAATTGAATGTCAGAGACTTGAACCTCACAGGGGGTTCTATCAGTAATGGTACTATAGAGACTTCCCGAAATATTCTGGAAATGCAGAATATGGTATTTGATGGAAACATGACCATAATTAAAAATGGCGGAGGAAATAATGATTTGACCGGAGGAAATGTATTTAATGGACCAACAATCATCACAAATTTAAATAACAGCCGGTTAAGACTGGCTGCCACTAATGGGGATACTTTCAATTCGACTGTGGTATTCAATAAAAATGGTGTAGGAAGTCTGGAAATCGCTTATAATGGAACCAATACATTTGAGGAAGAAGTAACCATCAATAATACTGTTGCAAACAATCAATTGAACATAGGACAAGGGGGAGGGACTTCTACGCTATCAAATGGGGGTTTAAATACCTCAGACTTCAACATTGGTGTTTTAATCATCAATAATTTGACCCAACTCAATACATTACCAAATGGTGTATTTAATCCTACTACGTTAACCATTTCAAATTCAACATTTTTAGGAGATTTTTCTGCCACTACAACAGGTGTCCTGACTTTAGCGGGATCAAATACCTTTGCTTCAAACAACCAGTTTATTTCTGGAAATCAGTTTGCCATACCTAATGGCGGAAATACCTTCAATAGTATTTCCGGGACTACAACTATAACAAGAAACGGTGGTGGAGCGGTAATATGGGGGCCAGGAAATTCATTTGGGGCTTTGACATTTACAGATAATGCTCCCAGCAACATGACTTGGGAAGGAAATAACACCTTTAACGGTAATGTTCTGATAACCAATAATTCCAATAACATATTCAGAATTGCAAACACACTGGGAGATGTTTTTGGTGGAACGGTACATTTTATAAACAATGGTACCAGCACCATGGATATTGCTTTCAACGGAAACACAACTTTTGCTGATCAAATTACTATTGATAACAATGGTGCTGGGAATATAAGGTTTGGCGGAACAGCCGCACAAACCGGAACTAGCGTACAAAGCAGTGGTGGAATCAACACCAATGACCTTACCAATGGGACTCTTACCATCAGGAGATTTACCCAGTTGGACAATATTGCAAATGGACCTTTCAACCCCTTGAATTTCGAGGTTGAAAACAGTTCATTTAATGGAGATTTTTCTATCACTACTATTGGGCAGACAACCTTCACGGGTGGCAGCAGTTTTGGAGGGAATAATTCATTTACTGCAACTGGAAATATTGTAATGGTCATTGGTGGAAATACTTTTAGTAATCCTGGTAATACCACTACAATGATACGAAACGGAGGAGGGAATGTCACTTGGGGTGGTGGCAACAGCACTGGTAATTTTATATTGGAAAACAATACTCCTGGAAACCTTGTGTGGCAAGGTGGCAATACTTTCAATGGAGATGTCATTATCACCAACAACAGCAATAACTTATTGAGGCTCGCTAATACAAACGGAGATGAATACCTTGGTACCAGTGTTTTTATTAATAATGGTACCAATACTTTGGATATAGGTCGAAGTGGCACCAACATTTATATGGACCAAATCACGATAAACAATATAAATGCGGGAGGAACCATAGGTTTTGGGTTGAATGGGGGAACCAATGAACTACAGAATGGTGCATTGACGACTACAAACTTTACTACGGGAAATTTGAATATTCGGAACTTCGATCAGCTTACAAACTTTGCCAACGGTCCGTTCGAACCAAATACCTTTACAGTAGGAAACAGTTCCTTTGAAGGAGATTTCACTGTGACCACATCAGGAGATATGAATTTACAGGCAGATGTCAGATTTGCATCCAACAACAATTTCACATCCAATGGACAACTCACCTTGGGTGGTAATTCGGAGTTCAGCACCAATGGGGGTACAAATAGCTATTTTGAAAAAAATGGCGGGGGAAACGTCAATTGGAATGGAGGAAATACTTTTGGAACCGTAGAGTTTGTCAAAAATGCTGCAAACTATATCCGGATGACCAACAATGGCATGGGAGATACCTTTACTTCAACTTCAGTTTTTTCAAATAACAATTCCGGTGAATTTGATATCGCCAGGAACGGAACAAATACTTTTGGTGATCAGATTGAAATAAATAACACAAATCCCAGCGGAAGTATTCGATTTGGTGCAGGAGGTGGCAACAGTACTCAAACCAATGGTAGTCTGATTACCTCAGGATTTAATACCGGAATTCTTACCGTTCAAAATTTCACTCAGAATCAGGATATACCTAATGGACCATTTTTACCTATCACCTTTACAGTAGGAAACAGTTCCTTTGAAGGAGATTTTTCAGTGACCACATCCGGCGACATGAATTTACAGGCAGATGTCAGATTTGCATCCAACAATAACTTCATATCCAATGGACAACTCACTTTGGGGGGCAATTCGGAGTTCAGTTCCAATGGGGGTACAAATAGCTATTTTGAAAAAAATGGCGGGGGAAACGTCAATTGGAATGGGGGAAATACTTTTGGAACAGTAGAGTTTGTCAAAAATGCCGCAAACTATATTAGGATGACCAATAATGGCATCGGAGATACCTTTACATCAACTTCAGTTTTTTCAAACAATAATTCAGGTGAATTTGACATAGCCAGAAATGGCTCAAATACCTTTGCATCTACAGTTACTATCAATAATTCGTCGACAGGAGGTTTCTATTTTGGCAGGAATGGCGGTACAAGCCTTTTATCTGTAGGAAGCCTTCAAACCACTGATTTCAATAGTGGTTTTCTTGAGATCAGAAACTTTTTCCAAAGCACAGCAACTCCAAATGGTAACTTTCAACCGGAAACATTTTTGTCCAATAATGTTTCATTTCAGGGAAATTTCTCAGTCAGCACTTCAAGTACCGGAGGAAACAGTTTGACATTCCAAAATAACAGTCGATTTGCCCGAACCAATTCATTTATATCTGCAGGTGCAATAGTGATGACAGGTGGTAATAGGTTCAGTACTGCAGCAGGAACAACCACCACAATGATTAAAAATGGTGGTACAGACAATGATTGGCAAGGTGGAAATATTTTTGGGAATTTCAATTTGACAAATAATGGAAATGGTAGAATCCGCCTAGCTAATTCCGTAGGAGGAGATGAATTCAGGGGAAATGTAATCTTCAACCAAAATGGTTCCGGATTATTGGAACCGGCAAGGAACAATACCAGCACTTTCTTGGGAAATATTTCTACGGTTGGTTCAGCCAGTCCTATTATCTTTGGAGCCGGAAATGGCGTAGTGGAAATAGTCGGGAATGCTGTACAGCAACTTCTGGGAGATAGTTTTAATGAACCTAGGATAAATAGACTTACAGTTAATACCACCGGCACTCTAGATGTTTTGGTACCATTTACGCTAGGTGTAAATATGACCCTGAATAATGGAATTGTTCAGAATGAGGAAAACATGATTACGTTTCTCCATAATTCATCCGTCACAGGAGGGTCCAATGCCAGCCATGTAGATGGAAGAATAAGAAAAATCGGAAATACTGCATTTACCTATCCTTTTGGAAATGGGGGATTTTATGCGCCATTGACCACTTCCAGTTTTGGAGGTGGGGGTTCAACCGCTTTCCATTTTACTGGAAGATTTTTCCATATCAACCCTGATTTGGTTCCTTATGACAGGGAAAGTAAAGAAAGCAGTATTGGGGTGGTCAATGAATGCGAATATTGGGAATTCGAAAGAACAAATGGCTCTGCAAATCCTTCTGTAACTTTATCCTGGTCCGATGACAGAACCTGTCCAATTGTGGATTTTGCTGAATTTATTGTGGTACAATGGAATGGATCTGAATGGATTGATTTGGGTCAGGCAGGGTTAGCCGGTGATGAAACTTCGGGTACAGTCCGGAATCAAACGGCAGTTTCCAATTGGTCCAATGATATTTTTACATTAGGACAGTCCTTCAGAATTTTACCAATCGAACTACTCTCCTTTTCTGCAACTCCAATCAGCGACAGGCAAATCAAGGTTTCATGGTCAACTGTATCCGAAAAAGATAATGCTTTTTTCACTATCATGAAGTCCTTTGATGGGCAAGATTGGTTTCCAATAGGTATAGTGGCGGGAGCAGGAAATTCAGACCTTATCCTGAATTACGAATTCATCGACGAAAATGCGGTTTTTGGAAGACAGTTTTACAGATTGACCCAAACAGATTTTGATGGTACTTCAGAGACTTTCAAAGCGGTGGGGGTGACTCTTAATGAGATCCAGGAAAAATTGGCGGTCAAAGTTTATCCCAACCCAACTCAAGGAAAAGTGAACATCTTATCAGAAAACCAAAATCTTGAAAATGCCAGCATTTCCATTTATAATGCTCAGGGTAGTTTAATCATCAGCTTACCAAACCAATCAGGAAGAATATTTGAAATTGACCTTAGTGGATTGGAAAAAGGAATTTATTTGATGAAAATTTACAGCAATTATCAAGTTGAAACCAAAAAAATAATCCTCCATTGA
- a CDS encoding DUF2237 family protein — translation MASNVFGEELIVCSSEPLTGYYRNGCCETGVDDLGTHTVCAVMTDEFLQFSFKMGNDLITPRPEWSFQGLKAGDKWCLCAGRWMEAYRAGCAPKVILEACNEKTLQYISLEELVVFSFH, via the coding sequence ATGGCAAGTAACGTATTCGGAGAAGAACTGATAGTTTGCAGTTCTGAACCTTTGACAGGATATTACAGAAATGGATGTTGTGAGACAGGAGTTGATGATTTGGGAACTCATACGGTTTGTGCTGTAATGACGGATGAGTTTCTACAATTCAGTTTCAAAATGGGTAATGACCTTATCACTCCGAGACCTGAGTGGTCTTTCCAAGGCTTGAAGGCAGGGGATAAATGGTGCCTTTGTGCCGGTAGATGGATGGAAGCATATCGGGCAGGTTGTGCTCCAAAAGTAATATTGGAGGCATGTAATGAAAAAACACTACAATATATTTCCTTGGAAGAGTTGGTGGTTTTTTCTTTTCATTGA